The Medicago truncatula cultivar Jemalong A17 chromosome 4, MtrunA17r5.0-ANR, whole genome shotgun sequence genome includes a region encoding these proteins:
- the LOC11422868 gene encoding riboflavin biosynthesis protein PYRD, chloroplastic, which yields MQAAVGFSVSVSVSVCCNSKCSINASSPHPPLFIPIPSNFNSAFSKPLIIHTHSPKSNSYVVRAQNNHHQDNDDGFYMRKSVELARKGLGYTSPNPLVGCVIVKHGNIVGQGFHPKPGQPHAEVFALRDAGDLSENATAYVSLEPCNHFGRTPPCTEALIKAKIKKVVIGMVDPNPIVASKGVDRLRDAGIEVVVGVEEELCKSLNEAYIHHMLTGKPLLTLRYSLSVNGNLLDSLGNGVTDSGGYYSRLLQEYDAVILSSSLFRENLSANPVPTSKEPGANQPIRIIMHKDSGSSNPIPLVINEVTDKAIIFTNCRTATTPEEAQQGIEIVSMDQINLDVILDYCNRQGLCSVLLDVRGNFSEYEDLVKEGIKKKYINKFVTEVLPVWNGCTKNDPLLPLKNLDQGVKVENLRPMASAQSVVIEGYLNFE from the exons ATGCAGGCTGCAGTGGGGTTTTCAGTTTCAGTTTCAGTTTCAGTTTGTTGCAATTCCAAATGCTCAATCAATGCTTCTTCTCCTCATCCACCCTTGTTCATTCCCATCCCCTCCAATTTTAATTCTGCCTTTTCCAAACCACTTATTATACACACACACTCTCCGAAAAGTAACAGCTATGTTGTTCGTGCTCAAAACAATCATCATCAAGATAATGATGATGGATTTTATATGAGAAAAAGTGTTGAGCTAGCTAGAAAAGGTTTGGGGTATACCAGTCCCAATCCATTAGTTGGATGTGTTATTGTCAAACATGGAAATATTGTTGGTCAAGGTTTTCATCCTAAACCCGGCCAACCTCATGCCGag GTTTTTGCTCTGAGAGATGCCGGTGATTTGTCTGAGAATGCAACAGCATATGTCAGCTTAGAGCCTTGTAATCATTTTGGGAGGACTCCACCTTGCACTGAAGCTCTCATCAAAGCCAAAATTAAAAAGGTTGTTATTGGGATGGTGGATCCAAATCCTATTGTTGCCTCCAAAGGGGTGGATAGATTGAGAGATGCCGgaattgaagttgttgttggtgtcgAGGAAGAATTGTGCAAGAGCCTCAATGAGGCATATATTCATCACATGTTGACCGGAAAGCCTCTGCTTACTTTGAG GTATTCTCTTTCTGTCAACGGGAACTTGTTGGACTCCCTTGGGAATGGAGTTACAGACTCTGGTGGATACTATTCGAGGCTGTTACAAGAATATGATGCTGTTATTTTGTCTTCTTCCTTATTTCGTGAAAATTTGTCAGCAAACCCAGTACCCACATCTAAAGAACCTGGAGCAAATCAACCTATTCGGATTATAATGCATAAAGATTCTGGTTCTTCAAATCCAATTCCATTAGTCATCAATGAAGTTACTGATAAAGCGATAATCTTTACAAATTGTAGAACAGCAACAACTCCAGAAGAAGCTCAACAAGGAATTGAAATTGTATCTATGGATCAAATAAATCTGGATGTGATCTTGGATTATTGTAATCGTCAAGGATTGTGCAGTGTCCTGTTAGATGTGAGAGGGAATTTCAGTGAATATGAAGACCTTGTCAAGGAAGGTATTAAGAAGAAGTATATTAATAAATTTGTGACAGAAGTTTTGCCAGTTTGGAATGGATGTACTAAGAATGATCCTCTACTGCCATTGAAGAACTTAGATCAAGGAGTAAAAGTGGAAAATTTACGTCCCATGGCCTCGGCTCAAAGTGTTGTAATTGAGggatatttaaattttgaataa